One window of Ktedonobacterales bacterium genomic DNA carries:
- a CDS encoding P1 family peptidase, translating into MHDDITDIPGLRVGHDTNLEAGTGCTVVLCDWPMVGGVDVRGGAPATRETDLLRPHYMVQEVHGVVLTGGSAYGLDVASGVMRYLEAQGVGYAAGESLVPIVPAAALLDLGLGRADIRPDAAAGERACQAAANGPVAQGNVGAGTGATVGKFLGFTQAMKGGLGSASASLPSGTLMGALVAVNAGGDVRDPETQRILAGARHPSGQGFLFDSPSVITTPTQPDAASAPSGGAPMSDSPFGTSPLANTTIAVVATNARLTKTDANIIARMAHDGLALAIRPVHTPFDGDTIFALGTGRPAQDARAMPLDPIELSMLGAAAVQTLARAIVKAIQAAESLHGIPAARDLARQGA; encoded by the coding sequence ATGCACGACGATATTACTGACATCCCTGGCCTGCGCGTGGGGCACGATACCAACCTTGAAGCAGGCACCGGTTGCACCGTCGTTCTCTGCGACTGGCCTATGGTTGGTGGGGTTGATGTGCGCGGCGGCGCACCAGCCACCCGCGAGACTGACCTGCTGCGCCCTCATTACATGGTACAAGAAGTACATGGCGTCGTGCTGACGGGGGGCAGCGCCTATGGGCTGGATGTCGCCAGCGGCGTCATGCGCTACCTGGAAGCGCAGGGCGTGGGCTATGCGGCTGGTGAGTCGCTTGTCCCCATCGTCCCAGCGGCAGCGTTGCTCGATCTCGGCCTGGGACGCGCCGACATTCGGCCCGATGCCGCCGCTGGCGAACGCGCCTGCCAGGCAGCCGCCAACGGACCCGTCGCGCAGGGCAACGTGGGCGCTGGAACGGGGGCCACCGTTGGCAAGTTTTTGGGTTTCACCCAGGCCATGAAAGGCGGCCTGGGCAGCGCCAGCGCCAGCCTGCCGTCTGGCACGCTGATGGGCGCGCTCGTCGCCGTCAATGCGGGCGGCGATGTACGCGACCCGGAGACACAGCGCATCCTCGCTGGCGCGCGCCATCCCTCCGGCCAGGGCTTTCTTTTCGACAGCCCGTCGGTCATTACCACACCGACCCAACCGGATGCCGCATCAGCCCCGTCAGGCGGCGCGCCCATGTCAGATTCCCCCTTTGGCACATCGCCGCTGGCAAACACCACTATCGCCGTCGTCGCCACCAACGCCCGGCTGACCAAAACCGACGCGAACATCATCGCCCGCATGGCGCATGACGGGTTGGCGCTGGCAATTCGCCCGGTTCACACGCCCTTTGACGGCGACACCATCTTTGCGCTGGGTACAGGTCGTCCGGCGCAAGACGCCAGAGCCATGCCGCTGGACCCCATAGAACTCAGTATGCTGGGCGCGGCAGCCGTACAGACGCTCGCGCGTGCTATCGTCAAGGCGATCCAGGCGGCAGAATCCTTGCATGGCATCCCCGCCGCGCGCGATCTGGCGCGCCAGGGTGCATAA
- a CDS encoding DUF3237 family protein, with amino-acid sequence MRLEHLCDMELGYQGGFTLIQPYASEEGTGFGTGEGIASGDQLAGRIRWVNHPQRRSDGVMLPNAHGVITTGDGAPILFTLQGRTMGTQTTLSWQGQHLLTALFEAEDERYRWLNTTLCIAEGRQNPETMRFQLHIYTCLSDQR; translated from the coding sequence ATGAGGCTTGAGCATCTCTGTGATATGGAACTTGGGTATCAAGGTGGCTTCACCCTGATTCAACCCTACGCCAGCGAGGAAGGGACCGGCTTTGGAACCGGGGAAGGGATTGCCTCTGGAGACCAGCTTGCTGGACGGATTCGCTGGGTGAACCATCCCCAGCGCCGCAGCGATGGCGTCATGTTGCCTAATGCGCATGGGGTGATTACCACAGGGGACGGAGCGCCGATCCTCTTCACCTTGCAAGGGCGCACGATGGGTACCCAAACCACCCTGAGTTGGCAGGGCCAGCACCTGCTCACCGCGCTCTTCGAGGCCGAGGACGAACGCTACCGCTGGCTAAACACGACCCTGTGTATTGCCGAGGGGCGGCAAAACCCCGAGACAATGCGCTTTCAATTGCATATCTACACCTGCCTGAGTGACCAACGCTGA
- a CDS encoding NHLP leader peptide family RiPP precursor has protein sequence MAQEHQQQDPIVAKAMRDTTFRQRLLSDPKAALQAEFGATVPPGVNIHIHQETPTDIHIVIPGEAQVGMSDLSDAELEQAVGGRPRDGVGGGCCTCGASTHQTLSTLQSCR, from the coding sequence ATGGCTCAAGAGCATCAGCAACAAGACCCAATCGTCGCCAAAGCAATGCGAGACACAACATTCCGGCAGCGATTGCTCAGCGATCCCAAGGCTGCATTACAGGCCGAGTTCGGCGCCACCGTTCCCCCAGGGGTCAACATCCATATTCATCAGGAGACTCCAACGGACATCCATATCGTCATCCCTGGAGAAGCACAAGTGGGTATGAGCGATCTATCTGATGCCGAACTCGAACAGGCTGTTGGTGGCCGCCCCCGCGATGGGGTTGGCGGAGGCTGCTGCACCTGTGGGGCGAGCACGCATCAGACGCTCTCTACACTACAGAGTTGCAGATAA
- a CDS encoding transglycosylase SLT domain-containing protein, producing MKQRWIKTTLMVLLLILGTSALSGGGYLAFAAGKSPSLAQEYFYGPANCHSDPTLPDTSGSKQQYADYLVNVIAPRYHLEAAVLLWQVQQESGFNPSALSPAGAIGIAQFMPAMAAAYHIDPWDPWQSLDGMARYDLDSLRAFWDWSHTIAARFGGNRNAYAWGLALAAYNAGGPNTGKALGWADQHNWSRGPWTWLWWFGDANQTFYYVPNILGCEATPTELPVTALVEDVPQYVPDGYDSQAQFEEWNGYTCGPATMTAILRAYGAKTRIGILFDLLYYRQFGIMGIDKQGLHGPDGFVPLLAKYYPRWYAVSFNGTSTGYLSYAHLQRIVEAGYPVAADFWNDGSFWPNLSQGHWMTVVGFTKTNVIVRDSSTFHLDNQLSIDLFKKLYTGLAAPVLPVGAPLP from the coding sequence ATGAAACAACGTTGGATCAAGACCACCTTGATGGTGCTGCTGCTCATATTGGGCACGAGCGCCCTCTCTGGGGGCGGGTACCTGGCCTTCGCAGCCGGAAAGAGTCCTTCGCTGGCTCAGGAATACTTCTATGGACCAGCCAACTGCCATAGCGACCCTACGTTGCCTGATACCTCTGGGAGCAAGCAGCAGTATGCCGACTATCTTGTGAACGTCATCGCGCCTCGCTACCATCTCGAAGCGGCGGTGCTCCTCTGGCAGGTGCAGCAGGAAAGCGGTTTTAATCCAAGCGCGCTCAGCCCGGCAGGCGCGATAGGCATTGCGCAGTTTATGCCTGCGATGGCCGCTGCCTATCACATCGATCCCTGGGATCCCTGGCAATCGCTGGATGGGATGGCTCGCTACGATCTAGACTCGTTGCGCGCCTTCTGGGACTGGTCGCATACAATTGCCGCGCGTTTCGGCGGGAACCGAAACGCTTATGCCTGGGGGCTGGCGCTGGCTGCCTATAACGCAGGCGGGCCCAACACCGGAAAGGCGCTGGGCTGGGCAGACCAACATAACTGGAGTCGTGGCCCCTGGACATGGCTCTGGTGGTTTGGTGATGCGAACCAAACCTTCTATTACGTCCCCAACATTCTTGGCTGCGAAGCTACCCCTACCGAACTTCCCGTCACCGCGCTCGTGGAGGATGTGCCACAGTATGTGCCTGATGGCTATGATAGCCAGGCGCAGTTTGAGGAATGGAACGGCTACACCTGCGGACCGGCGACCATGACCGCCATCTTGCGTGCCTATGGCGCGAAAACGCGGATCGGCATCCTCTTTGATCTGCTGTACTACCGTCAATTTGGCATTATGGGCATTGATAAGCAAGGATTGCATGGCCCAGATGGCTTTGTGCCCTTGCTTGCAAAGTACTACCCCAGGTGGTATGCCGTTTCGTTCAACGGAACCAGTACCGGCTACCTGAGTTATGCTCATCTGCAACGGATTGTGGAGGCAGGCTATCCGGTGGCAGCCGACTTTTGGAACGATGGGTCCTTCTGGCCCAATTTGTCACAAGGCCATTGGATGACTGTGGTTGGCTTTACCAAGACCAACGTGATCGTGCGCGATTCGAGTACGTTTCACCTGGACAACCAGTTGAGTATTGACTTGTTCAAAAAGCTCTACACCGGTCTGGCCGCGCCTGTCTTGCCGGTGGGGGCGCCGCTGCCATGA
- a CDS encoding MFS transporter, with protein sequence MQSVWKRLRGSYLLSNPDLLVICLGVFVTFLGMGVVLPVRNLYAEQTGSSPTEIGWMTAAFFGATFLFLLPCGWLTDRFGRKLMLASGLGVHGVVAILYLFFTSPWAFIGLRFVEGIGAAGLIPAARAYLGDVTPPERRGEAYGAFSAAISVGLLIGPGLGSELALFGYPAPFLASSAMAFTVVALSLLRVDDTRVKDHLSAEAAKMSVSLFDQRLLKLNLWGPMALTFGRNIALGLFNVLWSIWMHDLAVKQGLSETAALSLIGLSYTCFALPQLFLQPLAGRFADRHKRALLILIPGLLLGVVYTIYGLLTSLPLICLFAFAEGTLVSFFQPATDSYLIDVSPEEARGLIQGLFYAIGMVGGFASAIITPTLYRPGGIHRVSPFIFLAITTLITTFIGSAIVARFDPRKKWRPKITPILTDMATIYSGHAPTLNGSYHMALPEEDPSSELLTSN encoded by the coding sequence ATGCAATCCGTATGGAAACGTCTTCGTGGTTCGTATCTCCTAAGCAACCCCGATCTCCTGGTCATCTGCCTGGGAGTCTTCGTCACCTTTCTCGGTATGGGCGTGGTGCTGCCCGTTCGCAATCTCTATGCCGAGCAAACCGGCTCATCTCCAACGGAGATCGGCTGGATGACCGCCGCTTTTTTCGGGGCCACGTTCCTCTTCCTCCTCCCCTGCGGCTGGCTCACTGATCGCTTTGGCAGGAAGCTCATGCTGGCTTCCGGGCTGGGAGTGCATGGCGTCGTTGCGATCCTCTATCTGTTCTTCACCAGTCCCTGGGCTTTTATCGGCCTGCGCTTCGTGGAAGGTATCGGCGCGGCGGGCCTGATTCCTGCTGCCCGCGCCTACCTGGGCGATGTCACTCCCCCGGAACGTCGGGGCGAAGCGTATGGCGCGTTCAGCGCCGCCATCAGCGTTGGCCTGCTGATTGGCCCCGGTCTTGGTTCGGAGTTGGCTCTCTTTGGCTATCCGGCCCCGTTTCTCGCCAGCTCTGCTATGGCCTTTACCGTCGTGGCCCTCAGCTTGCTGCGGGTAGATGATACGCGCGTCAAAGACCACCTCTCCGCCGAAGCTGCCAAAATGAGCGTCAGCTTGTTCGATCAGCGCCTCCTGAAGCTCAACCTCTGGGGGCCAATGGCCCTCACCTTTGGCCGCAATATCGCCCTGGGTCTCTTCAACGTGCTCTGGAGCATCTGGATGCACGATCTGGCCGTCAAGCAAGGTCTTTCCGAAACCGCCGCGCTCTCATTGATTGGTCTGAGCTATACGTGCTTTGCCCTGCCGCAGCTTTTCCTCCAACCGCTTGCCGGACGCTTTGCTGACCGACACAAACGGGCGCTGCTCATCTTGATTCCAGGGCTGCTGCTGGGGGTCGTCTACACCATCTATGGGCTGCTGACCAGCCTGCCCCTCATCTGCCTCTTCGCCTTTGCTGAGGGTACACTCGTCAGCTTCTTTCAACCGGCGACTGACAGTTACCTCATAGATGTTTCGCCAGAAGAGGCTCGCGGACTCATTCAGGGCCTCTTTTATGCGATTGGTATGGTGGGTGGCTTCGCCAGCGCCATCATCACCCCCACGCTTTATAGACCTGGCGGAATACATCGCGTGTCCCCCTTTATCTTCCTGGCGATTACCACCCTCATAACGACTTTCATCGGTTCGGCGATTGTGGCGCGCTTCGACCCGCGCAAGAAATGGCGGCCCAAAATCACCCCTATCCTGACAGACATGGCGACCATCTACAGCGGCCACGCGCCGACCTTGAACGGGTCATATCATATGGCTCTGCCAGAAGAAGACCCGTCCTCCGAACTGCTGACGAGCAATTAA
- a CDS encoding DUF309 domain-containing protein — protein MAQESPDQSSAVPGWDEETTPALLHGIEQFNHREYFECHETLEGIWIKERRPIRTVYKGILQVGVGCYHLLRGNYRGAIIKLDSGARYLEPFAPRCMRVDIARLIADARTLQSALTQLGPEHFREVDLSLLPVIHYDAEAQGR, from the coding sequence ATGGCCCAGGAATCGCCAGACCAATCTAGCGCAGTGCCCGGGTGGGACGAAGAGACGACGCCAGCATTGCTTCACGGAATCGAGCAATTCAATCACCGCGAATATTTTGAATGCCATGAAACGCTCGAAGGCATTTGGATCAAGGAGCGCAGGCCCATCCGCACCGTCTACAAGGGTATCCTGCAAGTGGGCGTCGGCTGCTATCACCTGCTGCGCGGCAATTATCGCGGCGCCATTATCAAGCTGGATTCCGGCGCACGCTACCTCGAACCATTTGCCCCGCGCTGCATGCGCGTTGATATTGCCCGGCTTATTGCCGACGCGCGTACCCTCCAGAGCGCCCTCACGCAACTTGGCCCCGAACACTTCCGCGAGGTAGACCTCAGCTTGCTGCCTGTCATTCATTATGATGCCGAGGCGCAGGGCAGATAG
- a CDS encoding type 2 lanthipeptide synthetase LanM family protein produces the protein MPALSLVQPAVLSIIAAASSLDERLGAAFVSESSEESHEVVNARLDTWRQVIARGNWDLFQQRLAWDGLDVEKVRGVLGKVHMREGAALPSWASLLDAVLRLAIAPSGSAKRRNLDHPAHLRCLVPSDPLPFEELITPFLLVAQQRLKEHAGAAYHLLSCEAHTSLERHLLQELTGYAARAFHLEFSLKRFQARSPITRLLSELQDSDDRTLYQDFVEQILGGELIEFFQHYPVLARLLARVTELWVEATAEFLGRLAADWASIEQVLGAADALAQVVKIEAALSDPHRGRRSVLALTFASGHKLVYKPKNLGIEVAYNRLLAWMNEQGISLPFKILTVINRGSYGWVEFVTQLRCQDAEAGRRYYQRAGMLLCLMYVLVGTDCHHNNLVAHGEHPVLVDMEALMQHRAYLESLDDGVQAQLLAQEMIADSVLHTGFLPSWQIDKNGHQAYDISGLRGPDELVFETIASRWEHVNTDRMELKSKPIKVEASTDYTSQNGISLLLAEHGEDVLTGFEHCYRFLLAHRESLLKPGSPLYDLKHQQLRLIYRNTQVYGSLLQCLLAPQYLRDGADRTIQLEALGLAVMPPPEVSSQRRQCSRWWPILAEEQQAMQQMDIPFFSTRADSDSLILLSGQSIEGCFRGPSFDLVISRLQALCAEDLERQLGFISGSLYAYVARDPVGTPVRSDASLYGEPVAADEQVKPERLLAHALQLAETIDRHTIRASDGSASWIVPQYMSWADRYQLQPVGYDLYSGVCGIALFLAAVERVTGGAGYRELALGALQPLRKALHLYGSRLAKELGIGAATGLASVVYTLTAISQLLDEPALLADARQAAELITFESIAKDEALDIFDGSAGALLGLLALYGVAPDQSIRDRAVACGERLLEARMCSRSGYRAWPGFTGKPLTGFSHGAAGITYALLRLYALTHNTCYQEAADEGIAYEDSTFLPEINNWPDLRSEESLEFRVAWCHGAPGIGLARLGGLPSLDTDQVRKDIEIALHRTEQEGVQALDHLCCGNMGRVDILLTAAQQLSDLRLARVAGQAMGQMVRGAEQRGAFALDPLLPRQVQHFGFFQGTAGLGYTLLRVAYPGQLPSVLLWQ, from the coding sequence ATGCCAGCCTTATCTCTCGTGCAACCCGCTGTACTCAGCATCATTGCAGCGGCTAGTTCTCTTGATGAACGGCTAGGCGCTGCTTTCGTTTCCGAGAGCAGCGAAGAAAGCCACGAAGTTGTCAACGCGCGCCTTGATACATGGCGCCAGGTCATCGCCAGGGGGAATTGGGATCTGTTTCAGCAGCGTCTGGCCTGGGACGGCCTTGATGTAGAAAAAGTACGGGGCGTTCTTGGCAAGGTACATATGCGTGAGGGCGCAGCCCTTCCCTCCTGGGCAAGCCTGCTGGATGCCGTTTTGAGGCTCGCCATTGCTCCATCTGGTTCGGCTAAGCGCCGCAACCTGGATCACCCTGCTCATCTGCGCTGTCTTGTCCCCAGCGACCCTCTTCCTTTTGAAGAACTCATCACTCCATTCCTTCTCGTAGCCCAGCAGCGGCTGAAGGAACATGCCGGAGCCGCTTACCACCTTTTGAGCTGCGAGGCGCATACCTCCCTCGAACGCCATCTGCTTCAGGAGTTGACTGGCTATGCCGCGCGGGCTTTTCACCTGGAGTTTTCTCTTAAACGTTTCCAGGCGCGTTCTCCTATAACACGCCTGCTGAGTGAGCTTCAAGACTCCGATGATCGCACGCTCTATCAGGACTTCGTTGAACAGATACTTGGCGGGGAACTGATAGAGTTCTTCCAGCACTATCCTGTCCTTGCCCGGCTGCTGGCGAGGGTTACAGAACTCTGGGTCGAAGCCACTGCTGAGTTTCTTGGACGATTGGCGGCTGACTGGGCGAGCATTGAGCAGGTATTGGGGGCTGCCGATGCGTTGGCGCAGGTCGTCAAGATCGAGGCTGCGCTCTCTGACCCGCATCGTGGCAGGCGTAGTGTCCTGGCGCTCACGTTCGCATCAGGCCACAAGCTGGTGTACAAACCCAAGAACCTGGGCATTGAGGTGGCCTATAATCGCCTTCTTGCCTGGATGAATGAGCAGGGTATCTCCCTCCCGTTCAAAATACTCACCGTTATCAACCGGGGAAGCTATGGTTGGGTGGAATTTGTCACGCAGCTGCGCTGCCAGGATGCGGAGGCAGGGCGGCGCTATTATCAGCGGGCGGGGATGTTGTTGTGCCTGATGTATGTGTTGGTGGGAACGGACTGCCATCATAATAATCTGGTTGCTCACGGCGAACATCCGGTGCTGGTGGATATGGAGGCGCTGATGCAGCATCGCGCTTATCTGGAAAGCCTGGATGACGGCGTGCAGGCACAGTTGCTGGCCCAGGAGATGATCGCCGATTCCGTGCTGCATACGGGCTTCTTACCAAGCTGGCAGATAGACAAAAATGGACACCAGGCTTACGATATCAGTGGTCTGCGTGGCCCTGACGAATTGGTGTTCGAGACGATAGCCTCACGTTGGGAACATGTGAATACTGATCGGATGGAACTCAAGTCAAAGCCGATCAAAGTGGAGGCGTCAACTGACTACACCTCACAAAACGGCATCTCGTTGCTCCTGGCCGAACATGGCGAAGACGTCCTTACCGGGTTCGAGCACTGTTATCGGTTCCTGCTGGCTCACCGGGAGTCGCTCCTGAAGCCTGGCAGCCCGCTCTATGATCTGAAGCACCAGCAGCTTCGTCTGATCTACCGCAATACCCAGGTCTATGGTTCGTTGTTGCAGTGCCTGCTCGCCCCTCAGTATCTGCGTGATGGAGCCGACCGGACCATCCAACTGGAGGCGTTGGGATTGGCAGTCATGCCACCCCCAGAAGTTTCCTCGCAGAGACGTCAGTGCTCGCGCTGGTGGCCCATTCTGGCAGAAGAGCAGCAGGCAATGCAGCAAATGGATATTCCATTTTTCAGCACCCGTGCTGACAGCGACAGCCTCATCCTTCTCTCCGGTCAGAGCATCGAGGGCTGTTTCCGGGGGCCGAGTTTCGATCTGGTCATCAGCAGATTGCAGGCACTCTGCGCCGAAGATTTAGAGCGGCAGCTTGGTTTCATCTCCGGCTCGCTCTATGCTTACGTTGCGCGCGATCCGGTAGGGACACCTGTCAGGAGTGATGCCTCCCTCTATGGAGAGCCGGTTGCTGCCGATGAGCAGGTGAAGCCAGAGCGCCTCCTGGCCCATGCCCTGCAACTCGCAGAAACGATTGACCGTCACACCATTCGCGCGAGTGATGGGAGCGCATCCTGGATTGTGCCCCAGTATATGTCCTGGGCAGATCGCTACCAACTTCAACCAGTTGGGTATGACCTCTATTCCGGCGTCTGCGGCATCGCGCTCTTTCTGGCTGCGGTAGAGCGGGTCACTGGTGGCGCTGGCTATCGTGAACTAGCCCTGGGCGCGCTACAACCACTCCGCAAGGCCCTCCATCTGTACGGTTCACGGCTGGCGAAAGAGCTGGGTATTGGTGCAGCCACCGGCCTGGCTTCGGTCGTCTACACCCTGACAGCCATCAGCCAATTGCTCGACGAGCCTGCCCTGTTGGCTGACGCCAGACAAGCGGCTGAGTTGATCACCTTCGAGAGCATTGCTAAAGATGAGGCTCTCGACATTTTTGATGGTTCGGCTGGGGCGCTGCTTGGGTTACTCGCGCTCTATGGCGTGGCACCTGACCAGAGCATCCGGGACCGCGCTGTGGCTTGCGGAGAACGCCTGTTGGAAGCACGGATGTGCAGCCGTTCTGGCTATCGAGCCTGGCCGGGTTTCACTGGCAAGCCACTGACGGGCTTCTCGCACGGGGCTGCCGGGATAACATATGCGTTGCTGCGCCTTTATGCTCTTACCCACAACACCTGCTATCAAGAAGCAGCCGACGAAGGTATTGCCTACGAGGATAGCACCTTCCTGCCAGAGATCAATAACTGGCCGGACCTGCGCTCAGAGGAATCACTGGAATTCCGCGTTGCCTGGTGTCATGGCGCGCCCGGAATCGGCCTGGCACGCCTGGGTGGCCTGCCATCCCTGGATACGGATCAGGTACGCAAAGACATCGAGATTGCCCTGCACAGGACAGAGCAAGAAGGAGTACAAGCCCTGGATCACCTCTGCTGTGGCAATATGGGCCGAGTAGACATCCTGCTCACTGCTGCTCAGCAGCTATCAGACCTTCGGCTTGCGAGGGTTGCCGGGCAGGCTATGGGGCAAATGGTCAGGGGAGCAGAACAAAGGGGCGCGTTTGCGCTGGACCCTTTGTTGCCGAGGCAGGTACAACATTTCGGCTTTTTTCAGGGTACTGCTGGTTTGGGGTATACCCTGCTGCGCGTGGCGTATCCAGGGCAGCTTCCTTCCGTGCTGCTCTGGCAATAA
- a CDS encoding CoA pyrophosphatase, whose protein sequence is MSSLFSADLETIVRRLRRTLAPLSGAVPVGAPGGQRIAAVLAPVYLRDGRPHMLFTRRAATLNAHRGEISFPGGSYEPTDGALEHTALREAEEEIGLAPERVALLGTLEPVVTVVSNFTIVPFVGLLPSGPGLLRLNPEEVAEVIEAPLADLADPAIFHAEEWVRAGQPHTVYFFDYGPNRIWGATARMLVALLELLRRDAPLEDKEHGTG, encoded by the coding sequence ATGTCATCCCTGTTTTCCGCTGATCTTGAGACCATTGTGCGGCGCCTGCGGCGAACGCTGGCGCCGCTCTCAGGCGCTGTCCCGGTGGGGGCGCCAGGAGGCCAGCGCATTGCAGCAGTCCTGGCGCCCGTGTATCTGCGCGATGGTCGCCCCCATATGCTTTTTACGCGCAGGGCGGCAACGTTGAACGCCCATCGGGGTGAGATTTCGTTTCCTGGCGGCTCATATGAGCCGACGGATGGGGCGCTAGAGCATACTGCTCTGCGCGAGGCCGAGGAGGAGATTGGCCTGGCTCCAGAACGGGTGGCGCTCCTGGGAACGCTGGAGCCGGTGGTAACGGTGGTGAGCAATTTTACGATTGTGCCGTTTGTGGGGTTGTTGCCCAGCGGCCCTGGCCTCTTGCGTCTCAATCCTGAAGAGGTAGCGGAGGTAATTGAAGCGCCGCTGGCCGACCTGGCCGATCCAGCTATCTTCCACGCCGAAGAGTGGGTGCGCGCAGGTCAGCCCCATACGGTCTATTTCTTCGATTACGGTCCCAACCGCATCTGGGGCGCTACGGCGCGCATGCTGGTTGCCCTTCTGGAGCTTTTGCGGCGGGATGCGCCGCTCGAAGATAAAGAGCATGGAACAGGCTGA
- a CDS encoding CbrC family protein — translation MNPSIPSYRYFTLPHQFSTYRPEPQRCELCDRSLPGYEGPFFGKREVAFVCEECLVSGRLIEAELFTNRGDTAALEQQLAHLQPELTSQTRQVLAQEQTRELEQRTPHLVTWQDFLWPVHCGEYCRFLKEIGQPGLNRLAPDGRGMVFFAEHALWMEGLAHAEEVWPGVRPDIPEDGQVAYAIGVYLFQCQHCHEAVLLWDAD, via the coding sequence ATGAATCCGAGCATCCCAAGCTATCGTTACTTTACACTTCCCCATCAGTTTTCCACCTACCGGCCTGAGCCGCAGAGGTGTGAGCTATGTGATCGCTCCCTTCCTGGCTATGAGGGACCCTTCTTTGGGAAGCGCGAGGTCGCCTTCGTCTGTGAGGAGTGCCTGGTCAGCGGGCGACTCATCGAGGCCGAGCTGTTCACGAATCGGGGAGATACTGCCGCCCTGGAGCAGCAACTAGCCCACCTACAGCCAGAACTCACCTCTCAGACGCGACAGGTGTTGGCACAAGAACAGACCAGAGAACTCGAACAGCGGACACCCCATCTGGTCACCTGGCAGGACTTCCTCTGGCCCGTCCACTGTGGCGAGTATTGTCGGTTCCTCAAGGAAATAGGGCAACCCGGGTTGAACCGGCTCGCCCCTGATGGCCGGGGCATGGTCTTCTTCGCTGAGCATGCCCTCTGGATGGAAGGGCTGGCCCACGCGGAAGAAGTCTGGCCGGGGGTTCGGCCAGATATCCCAGAAGATGGGCAGGTGGCTTACGCCATCGGGGTGTATCTGTTCCAGTGCCAGCACTGCCACGAGGCGGTCCTTTTGTGGGACGCGGACTAG
- a CDS encoding helix-turn-helix domain-containing GNAT family N-acetyltransferase, with amino-acid sequence MDMSLVEQVRSFNRTMTERVGVLNDHFLGRNHPLGEARLLWEIGTKGARIRELRSRLGLDSGYVSRLLRSLEGQGLIMVGPSEHDGRVRQVQLTEAGLHERAELDHRADAFARSLLEPLNDRQRVKLGAAMAEVERLLTASMVNIGVVDPTSLDARSCIEQYFAELNQRFEAGFDPTLGISAQPHELTPPSGLLLVARLREEPVGCGALKLHEHAPGEIKRMWVAPRARGLGLGRRLLEALERQAREAGVAVLHLETNHTLIEAIHLYRDSGYQEVEAFNDEPYAHHWFEKRLTEDAADRGDGGCPTSQ; translated from the coding sequence ATGGACATGTCACTGGTTGAACAGGTTCGCAGCTTCAATCGCACCATGACGGAGCGCGTTGGGGTGTTAAACGACCACTTCCTGGGTCGAAACCATCCACTTGGCGAAGCACGGCTGCTGTGGGAGATCGGAACGAAGGGGGCCAGGATCCGGGAACTGCGAAGTCGGCTTGGGCTCGATTCCGGGTACGTCAGCCGACTCCTGCGTTCGCTCGAGGGGCAAGGCTTGATCATGGTTGGGCCGAGTGAGCACGATGGAAGAGTTCGCCAGGTCCAGCTCACCGAGGCCGGCCTGCATGAGCGCGCTGAACTGGATCATCGTGCCGATGCATTTGCCCGTTCGCTTCTTGAGCCGCTGAACGACCGCCAGCGCGTGAAGCTGGGAGCAGCGATGGCAGAGGTCGAGCGGCTGCTGACCGCATCCATGGTGAACATTGGTGTTGTCGATCCAACAAGCCTGGATGCCAGATCGTGCATCGAGCAATACTTCGCCGAACTCAACCAGCGCTTCGAAGCCGGGTTCGATCCAACTCTCGGTATTTCGGCGCAGCCGCACGAACTCACGCCCCCCAGTGGCCTACTGCTCGTGGCACGTCTGCGAGAGGAGCCAGTTGGCTGTGGCGCTTTGAAGCTTCACGAGCATGCTCCAGGAGAGATCAAGCGAATGTGGGTCGCTCCACGGGCGCGTGGGCTTGGGTTGGGGCGGCGCCTCCTCGAGGCGCTGGAGCGCCAAGCCAGGGAAGCGGGAGTGGCAGTGCTTCACTTGGAAACGAACCACACCCTCATTGAAGCTATCCACCTGTACCGAGACAGCGGATACCAAGAAGTAGAAGCCTTTAACGATGAGCCGTATGCCCACCATTGGTTCGAAAAACGCCTGACAGAGGATGCCGCCGACCGGGGCGATGGTGGGTGTCCCACCTCGCAATGA